One region of Natrinema salaciae genomic DNA includes:
- a CDS encoding sensor histidine kinase: protein MAVVFGLRVLHPGVTVQFTFGTQAVLLAIGTIAGLAIGVYETQTLIQAEQLEAQNDELKEAEERLEEAVIELEASNERLEQFAYAASHDLQEPLRMVTSYLQLVEDRYGDELDEDGAEFIEFAVDGADRMKAMIDGLLDYSRIETQGDPFEAVDLDGVLDDALVDLQCKIETTDAEITRESLPTVGGDERQLYQLFQNLLSNAIDYSGDDRPRIHVSAAREGDEWTVSVRDEGVGIAADDTDRVFDIFQRLHSSEEQTGSGIGLALCRRIVERHGGDIRVDSEPGVGSTFSVSLPPGDEPPETPEIVTRPAEANGRAEN from the coding sequence ATGGCGGTCGTTTTCGGCCTGCGTGTCCTCCATCCCGGCGTTACCGTTCAGTTCACGTTCGGGACGCAGGCGGTCCTGCTAGCGATCGGCACGATCGCAGGGCTGGCGATCGGCGTTTACGAGACCCAGACGCTCATTCAAGCCGAGCAGCTCGAAGCGCAAAACGACGAGTTGAAAGAGGCCGAAGAGCGCCTCGAGGAGGCGGTCATCGAGCTGGAAGCGTCGAACGAGCGGCTCGAACAGTTCGCGTACGCCGCCTCGCACGATTTACAGGAGCCGCTTCGGATGGTGACGAGCTATCTCCAACTCGTCGAAGACCGATACGGCGACGAACTCGACGAGGACGGGGCGGAGTTCATCGAGTTCGCGGTCGACGGGGCCGACCGGATGAAGGCGATGATCGACGGACTGCTCGACTACTCGCGGATCGAAACCCAGGGCGACCCGTTCGAGGCAGTCGACCTGGACGGGGTTCTGGACGACGCGCTCGTGGACCTTCAGTGTAAGATCGAAACGACGGACGCCGAAATCACGCGAGAGTCGCTCCCCACCGTCGGCGGCGACGAACGGCAGCTGTACCAGCTCTTCCAGAACCTGCTGAGCAACGCGATCGATTACAGTGGCGACGACCGCCCCCGAATACACGTGTCGGCAGCACGGGAGGGGGACGAATGGACGGTTTCGGTTCGCGACGAGGGAGTCGGTATCGCTGCCGACGATACGGACCGTGTTTTCGACATCTTCCAGCGCCTTCACTCGAGCGAAGAGCAGACCGGTTCGGGGATCGGACTGGCCCTCTGCAGGCGGATCGTCGAGCGCCACGGAGGAGACATACGAGTCGACTCGGAACCCGGAGTGGGTTCGACGTTCTCCGTTTCGCTTCCGCCCGGTGACGAACCGCCGGAAACTCCGGAGATCGTCACTCGGCCGGCGGAAGCGAACGGTCGAGCCGAAAACTAA
- a CDS encoding formyltetrahydrofolate deformylase: MAAVTTDVTEITVIGDDDTGLVANVTSLLFERGINIEDLDQAVRDGVFRMYLAVDTSEMVCTEETLREDLDDLGDDLGLDVQVRFPADRETQQIAVLVTKESHCLEALFEAWANDDLGADIGVVIGNHDDLQPLAEHYDVPFHDIGDEGGQQNEDELLDLLAEYDVDLIVLARYMRILSPNVVFRYEDRIINVHPSLLPAFPGAEAYRQAVEEGVRVAGVTAHYVTTDLDQGPIITQRAFDVPDDADLDEMKRRGQPLEADALLEAVQLHLNGDVSVHRGRTSVRENGTQYQLGLPGEIEEFTPDRPVDGIGSAVAEDQ, encoded by the coding sequence GTGGCAGCGGTGACGACCGACGTAACGGAGATCACGGTGATCGGAGACGACGACACCGGACTGGTCGCGAACGTGACCAGCCTCCTGTTCGAGCGCGGAATCAACATCGAGGACCTGGATCAGGCGGTTCGCGACGGCGTCTTCCGGATGTACCTCGCCGTGGACACCTCCGAGATGGTCTGTACGGAGGAGACGCTTCGCGAGGACCTCGACGACCTCGGCGACGACCTCGGACTGGACGTCCAGGTCCGGTTCCCCGCCGACCGCGAGACTCAGCAGATCGCCGTCCTCGTCACGAAGGAGAGCCACTGCCTCGAGGCCCTGTTCGAAGCCTGGGCGAACGACGACCTCGGTGCGGACATCGGCGTCGTCATCGGCAACCACGACGACCTGCAACCCCTCGCGGAGCACTACGACGTGCCCTTCCACGACATCGGCGACGAGGGCGGCCAGCAAAACGAGGACGAACTCCTCGATCTGCTCGCCGAGTACGACGTCGACCTCATCGTCCTCGCGCGGTACATGCGGATCCTCAGCCCGAACGTCGTCTTCCGCTACGAGGACCGTATCATCAACGTCCATCCGTCCCTGCTGCCGGCGTTCCCCGGCGCGGAGGCCTACCGGCAGGCCGTCGAGGAGGGGGTCCGTGTCGCGGGCGTCACCGCCCACTACGTCACGACCGACCTCGACCAGGGCCCGATCATCACCCAGCGCGCGTTCGACGTCCCCGACGACGCAGACCTCGACGAGATGAAACGCCGCGGCCAGCCGCTGGAAGCCGACGCCCTGCTCGAGGCCGTCCAACTGCACCTGAACGGCGACGTCTCGGTCCACCGGGGCCGGACCTCGGTTCGGGAGAACGGCACCCAGTACCAGCTCGGCCTGCCCGGCGAGATCGAGGAATTCACCCCCGATCGACCGGTCGACGGGATCGGCAGCGCGGTCGCCGAGGACCAGTAG
- a CDS encoding HalOD1 output domain-containing protein produces the protein MTVTSDDNGRSRIDRERKTAFVSHDWADTDSLTSTIVSTVAALSGSDPTEVERLYDRIDPESLETLFAPTSGPATRNTGQVSFRLDAYTITVHATGDIVVVRAA, from the coding sequence ATGACGGTAACTTCCGACGACAACGGCCGATCACGAATCGATCGCGAACGAAAGACGGCGTTCGTCTCACACGACTGGGCAGACACCGACTCGCTGACGTCTACCATCGTCTCGACGGTCGCAGCGCTCTCCGGGAGCGATCCGACCGAGGTCGAGCGGCTGTACGACCGAATCGATCCCGAGAGCCTCGAGACGCTGTTCGCGCCGACGAGCGGACCCGCGACCCGGAACACCGGACAGGTGTCGTTCCGGCTGGACGCGTACACGATCACCGTCCACGCGACGGGGGACATCGTCGTCGTGCGAGCGGCGTGA
- the purS gene encoding phosphoribosylformylglycinamidine synthase subunit PurS produces the protein MTAYTATVTVRLKRGVLDPEAETTKQALERLGFELEDLRSADRFEVDLEADSADGARERADEMAERLLANPTIHDYDVEVDER, from the coding sequence ATGACCGCGTACACCGCGACGGTGACGGTTCGACTCAAACGGGGCGTGCTGGACCCCGAGGCCGAGACCACGAAGCAAGCCCTCGAGCGGCTGGGCTTCGAACTCGAGGATCTGCGGTCGGCCGACCGCTTCGAGGTCGACCTCGAGGCCGACTCCGCGGACGGCGCGCGCGAGCGCGCCGACGAGATGGCCGAACGGCTGCTGGCGAATCCGACCATCCACGATTACGACGTGGAGGTCGACGAGCGGTAG
- the purQ gene encoding phosphoribosylformylglycinamidine synthase I produces the protein MTVAILRFGGSNCDRDAERALAHLDIDAEIVWHEDGLPADATGVVLPGGFSYGDYLRAGAMAARSPIMAEVREAAAEGVPVLGICNGAQIGCESGLTEGAFTTNESARFQCEHVFLRVERADTPWTAAYDEGDVIEVPIAHGEGRYEIDDERLDDLEDDDRILFRYCDEDGETGPDVNPNGSKHNVAGVLGDRETVAVLMPHPERATLPDVGPTDGQGVLRGFESA, from the coding sequence ATGACGGTCGCAATACTCCGATTCGGCGGTTCGAACTGCGACCGCGACGCCGAACGCGCCCTCGCGCACCTCGATATCGACGCCGAGATCGTCTGGCACGAGGACGGCCTCCCCGCAGACGCGACCGGCGTCGTCCTTCCCGGCGGGTTCTCCTACGGCGACTACCTCCGCGCGGGAGCGATGGCGGCCCGCTCGCCGATCATGGCCGAGGTCCGCGAGGCTGCGGCCGAGGGCGTTCCCGTCCTCGGTATCTGTAATGGCGCCCAGATCGGCTGCGAGTCGGGGCTGACCGAGGGCGCGTTCACGACCAACGAGAGCGCGCGCTTCCAGTGCGAACACGTCTTCCTGCGCGTCGAGCGCGCGGACACACCTTGGACCGCCGCCTACGACGAGGGCGACGTCATCGAAGTCCCGATCGCCCACGGCGAGGGCCGCTACGAGATCGACGACGAGCGACTCGACGACCTCGAGGACGATGACCGGATCCTCTTCCGGTACTGTGACGAGGACGGCGAGACCGGCCCCGACGTCAACCCGAACGGCTCGAAACACAACGTCGCGGGCGTGCTCGGCGACCGCGAGACCGTCGCGGTGTTGATGCCTCACCCGGAGCGTGCGACCCTGCCCGACGTGGGGCCAACCGACGGACAGGGAGTCCTCCGTGGGTTCGAGTCAGCATAA
- a CDS encoding PAS domain S-box protein, with protein MGTNIGPNTTVVAVGSDTGGVVERALEERGVTTESVRTIDACLERLSNADCVVVGSPSPDGDPVDCCRRIRSHRSDVPVVVFPDDGSEALAGAVVAAGADGYVPRSQGVETLTERLRALLAERRTDGCAGDARPDATDSRAAASTDDHSDRLELLVEQSPLAIVEWSLEFEVQSWNPAATELFGYTADEVIGESIVELLVLDEDRQAVREYRNDLVDGETDGEPFRRVHRTVREDGTTVTCEWFNAPLIEDGEVVSVLSFGQDVTADVKRANALEALQETSQALLRAESTDEIADIVMAATEDVIDQPLAGIRFYDERTETLELAGVTSTLSEHADTVASVGSGESVFWDAYAAQERTIVETVETERIPYDIAAEVGPTIFQPLGRHGLLTVASSGETALDDAEINLIHVLAATAEAALDRAARERELERTRTVVETVGDCVYQLDREGRFVTVNETMMAETGYDRGDLLGEHVSRILTPESVERGARHIRSLTADNEQRVATYEITLIGADGTRTPAEVSMSLLHSDGELVGTVGIARDISDRKRMERKLVSRKGKIEGLHDVASRLDSCESHEEIYEETVEAAEDVLNFDICCVDRARGKELVTQAISSSLEADPDGTLGIDESIAGKTYRTGRSYRTGDVTTDDDASPAVDGIRSVLSVPIGDRGVFQAVSTEPDAFTIADEELAELLLSHVTDALDRIDFEKRLRTERDRFAALFENVPDAVVSVTQLADGPIVEAINPAFERIFGYDEAELVGTPVDETIVPPNRTANAETLNRQGSRGEIGTAEVKRRTADGLRDFRLRVVPIETDGSSDRAFALYTDITAQKQRQKRLEILNRVLRHDLRNGMNIINGCAEILADAVDGSDRQYVETIRNRASELTGLAEKTRSVERVLDRDEIPAGPIDLTTAVEQAVTRLESTHDVDVDCSLPDRAFARADEYLQAALFQVLENAVEHNDRSRPAIDVTLRDRPDDDVLTVTVADDGPGIPEEERELLEGDQEITQLRHASGLGLWLVNWVVTQAGGTLSFVDNEPRGTVVRLDIPRADMESVRSTSDGTAAGD; from the coding sequence ATGGGCACGAACATCGGACCGAACACCACTGTCGTCGCCGTCGGTTCTGACACCGGGGGCGTCGTCGAACGCGCCCTCGAGGAGCGTGGCGTCACGACCGAGTCGGTTCGGACGATCGATGCGTGTCTCGAGCGGCTTTCGAACGCCGATTGCGTCGTGGTCGGGAGTCCCAGTCCGGACGGCGATCCCGTCGACTGTTGCAGACGGATTCGGAGCCACCGATCCGACGTCCCGGTCGTCGTTTTCCCCGACGACGGCAGCGAAGCACTCGCAGGCGCGGTCGTCGCGGCGGGAGCCGACGGGTACGTTCCCCGTTCGCAAGGCGTCGAGACGCTTACGGAACGGCTGCGAGCGTTGCTCGCCGAGCGACGGACTGACGGCTGCGCCGGAGACGCGCGTCCCGACGCCACCGACTCTCGTGCAGCGGCGTCGACGGACGATCACTCGGACCGGCTCGAGTTACTCGTCGAACAGTCGCCGCTCGCGATCGTCGAGTGGTCCCTCGAGTTCGAGGTGCAAAGCTGGAATCCGGCGGCGACCGAGCTGTTCGGCTACACCGCCGACGAGGTCATCGGGGAGTCGATTGTCGAGTTGCTCGTTCTGGACGAAGACCGGCAAGCGGTACGGGAGTACCGGAACGATCTCGTCGACGGTGAGACCGACGGCGAGCCGTTTCGGCGGGTGCATCGTACCGTCCGCGAGGACGGCACAACGGTCACCTGCGAGTGGTTCAACGCGCCGCTGATCGAGGACGGGGAGGTCGTCAGCGTCCTCTCGTTCGGACAGGACGTCACGGCAGACGTCAAACGGGCAAACGCGCTCGAGGCGCTGCAGGAGACGAGCCAGGCGTTACTGCGAGCCGAGTCGACCGACGAAATTGCCGACATCGTGATGGCGGCGACCGAGGACGTGATCGACCAGCCGCTGGCCGGGATTCGATTCTACGACGAGCGGACGGAGACGCTCGAACTCGCGGGGGTCACGTCGACGCTCAGCGAACACGCCGATACCGTCGCGTCGGTCGGGTCCGGGGAGTCCGTCTTTTGGGACGCCTACGCCGCGCAGGAACGGACGATCGTCGAGACCGTCGAGACGGAGCGGATTCCGTACGATATCGCGGCCGAAGTCGGGCCGACGATCTTCCAACCGCTCGGTCGTCACGGGCTGTTGACGGTTGCGTCGTCGGGCGAGACGGCTCTCGACGACGCCGAGATCAACCTCATTCACGTCCTCGCCGCGACCGCGGAAGCGGCGCTCGATCGGGCGGCACGCGAGCGCGAACTCGAGCGGACGCGGACCGTCGTCGAGACGGTCGGCGACTGCGTCTACCAGCTCGACCGAGAGGGTCGGTTCGTCACCGTCAACGAGACGATGATGGCCGAAACCGGCTACGACCGCGGCGACCTCCTCGGCGAACACGTCTCGCGGATTCTCACGCCAGAGAGCGTCGAACGCGGCGCCCGTCACATTCGGTCCCTCACGGCCGACAACGAGCAGCGGGTCGCGACCTACGAGATCACGTTGATCGGTGCCGACGGGACGCGAACGCCGGCCGAGGTCAGCATGTCGTTGTTGCACTCCGACGGCGAACTCGTGGGGACGGTCGGCATCGCTCGCGACATCAGCGACCGCAAGCGCATGGAGCGGAAACTGGTCAGCCGGAAGGGGAAAATCGAGGGGCTTCACGACGTCGCCTCCCGTCTCGATAGCTGCGAGAGCCACGAGGAAATATACGAAGAGACCGTCGAAGCGGCCGAAGACGTGCTCAATTTCGACATCTGTTGCGTCGATAGGGCCCGCGGGAAGGAGCTCGTCACGCAGGCCATTTCGTCCAGCCTCGAAGCGGACCCCGACGGGACGCTGGGAATCGACGAGAGTATCGCCGGAAAGACCTACCGGACGGGCCGGTCGTATCGAACCGGCGACGTCACCACAGACGACGACGCGTCGCCGGCCGTCGACGGCATCAGATCCGTGCTGAGCGTGCCGATCGGCGACCGAGGCGTGTTTCAGGCCGTCTCGACGGAGCCCGACGCGTTTACGATCGCCGACGAAGAACTGGCGGAGCTGTTGCTGTCCCACGTTACCGACGCGCTGGATCGGATCGACTTCGAAAAACGGCTGCGGACCGAACGCGACCGGTTCGCGGCGCTGTTCGAAAACGTTCCCGACGCCGTCGTCAGCGTCACGCAACTCGCGGACGGCCCGATCGTCGAGGCGATCAATCCAGCGTTCGAACGGATATTCGGATACGACGAAGCGGAGCTCGTCGGAACGCCGGTCGACGAGACCATCGTGCCACCCAACAGGACGGCCAATGCGGAGACGCTCAATCGACAGGGGAGCCGCGGCGAAATCGGGACGGCCGAGGTCAAACGGCGGACCGCGGACGGGTTACGCGATTTCAGGCTCCGCGTCGTTCCGATAGAGACGGACGGCTCGTCGGATCGGGCCTTCGCCCTCTATACCGACATCACCGCCCAGAAACAGCGACAGAAACGGCTCGAGATCCTCAATCGGGTCCTGCGTCACGACCTGCGCAACGGCATGAACATCATCAACGGCTGTGCCGAGATACTCGCGGACGCCGTCGACGGCTCGGATCGCCAGTACGTCGAGACTATCCGGAATCGGGCGAGCGAACTCACCGGGCTCGCGGAGAAGACGCGGTCCGTCGAACGGGTGCTCGACCGCGACGAAATCCCGGCCGGCCCGATCGATCTCACCACGGCCGTCGAGCAGGCAGTGACCCGCCTCGAGAGCACCCACGACGTGGACGTCGACTGCTCGCTCCCGGACCGAGCCTTCGCTCGCGCCGACGAGTACCTGCAGGCGGCGCTCTTCCAGGTGCTCGAGAACGCCGTCGAACACAACGACCGATCGCGACCCGCCATCGACGTGACGCTGCGCGATCGGCCGGACGACGACGTGCTGACGGTGACGGTGGCCGACGACGGCCCCGGCATTCCCGAGGAGGAGCGCGAACTCCTCGAGGGGGATCAGGAGATTACGCAACTCCGCCACGCCAGCGGGCTCGGGCTCTGGCTGGTCAACTGGGTCGTCACGCAGGCGGGCGGGACGCTCTCGTTCGTGGACAACGAGCCCCGCGGGACCGTCGTCAGACTCGACATCCCCCGTGCCGACATGGAGTCGGTTCGGTCGACGTCGGACGGGACCGCCGCCGGCGACTAG
- a CDS encoding archaeosine biosynthesis radical SAM protein RaSEA, with product MSKPTPDVYEQGKGMDAHNQAMREIRSRKEASYDPHEPTRVWLDEDNTPDGVKSSLTIILNTGGCRWARAGGCTMCGYVAESVDGGSVSHDALMDQIDVCLAHEADNADEPADLIKIYTSGSFLDEREVGAETRRAIADTFADRERFVVESLPDFVDREKIADFTRHGIDTDVAIGLETATDRVRHDCVNKYFDFADFEDACAEAAAADDAASDAAAGIKAYLLLKPPFLTESEAVDDMISSIERCAAVAGCHTVSMNPCNVQRYTMVDDLYFEDGYRPPWLWSVAHILEETADVDAIVVSDPVGHGSDRGPHNCQECDDNVQKAIKDFDLRQDPSVFEQVSCECELTWETVVERERSFNQPLTR from the coding sequence ATGAGTAAACCCACGCCCGACGTGTACGAGCAGGGCAAGGGCATGGACGCCCACAATCAGGCGATGCGGGAGATTCGCTCGCGCAAGGAGGCCAGCTACGATCCGCACGAACCCACCCGCGTCTGGCTCGACGAGGACAACACCCCCGACGGCGTCAAATCGAGCCTGACGATCATCCTGAACACCGGCGGCTGCCGGTGGGCCCGCGCCGGCGGCTGTACGATGTGCGGCTACGTCGCGGAGAGCGTCGACGGCGGCTCCGTCTCCCACGACGCCCTGATGGACCAGATCGACGTCTGTCTCGCCCACGAGGCCGACAACGCGGACGAGCCCGCCGACCTCATCAAGATCTACACCTCCGGCTCGTTCCTCGACGAGCGCGAGGTCGGCGCCGAAACGCGTCGGGCGATCGCCGACACCTTCGCCGACCGCGAGCGCTTCGTCGTCGAGTCGCTGCCGGACTTCGTCGACCGCGAGAAGATCGCCGACTTCACCCGCCACGGCATCGACACGGACGTCGCGATCGGGCTCGAGACGGCGACCGACCGCGTGCGCCACGACTGCGTGAACAAGTACTTCGACTTCGCGGACTTCGAAGACGCCTGTGCTGAAGCTGCCGCTGCGGACGACGCCGCGAGCGACGCCGCGGCCGGGATCAAGGCCTACCTCCTGCTGAAACCGCCGTTCCTCACGGAATCGGAGGCCGTCGACGACATGATCTCGTCGATCGAGCGCTGTGCCGCCGTCGCGGGCTGTCACACCGTCTCGATGAACCCCTGTAACGTCCAGCGCTACACGATGGTCGACGACCTCTACTTCGAGGACGGCTACCGGCCGCCGTGGCTCTGGTCGGTCGCCCACATCCTCGAGGAGACGGCCGACGTCGACGCCATCGTCGTCTCGGACCCGGTCGGTCACGGCTCGGATCGAGGCCCGCACAACTGCCAGGAGTGCGACGACAACGTCCAGAAAGCGATCAAGGACTTCGACCTTCGGCAGGACCCGTCGGTCTTCGAGCAGGTCTCCTGCGAGTGCGAACTGACCTGGGAGACCGTCGTCGAGCGCGAACGAAGCTTCAACCAGCCGCTGACTCGATAG
- a CDS encoding PKD domain-containing protein, which produces MTIAVDPTQPVVGEAVSFICTRAFAEYEWVIVGPTGFEQYTGQTASTTFEEAGEYTAHLTIKRSDGESTYVSKSGQVLDSRDTTPTAEIDFSPQDPVYNPIEFDASGSTTPTGEIESYDWYWRNIDANPDWDVFDGEPSLSGETVEESFSEQTTFKVGLEVTNTAGNTDRDTVEFTPQKNPDAPTPVINIYPDEITPKNPVTLDASESTTPVGSIESYDWFINKYDDSGGKTEELQRSGEVVEEHWETDVLHTVTLRVENSEGVSYQANDSFRPEE; this is translated from the coding sequence GTGACGATTGCGGTCGATCCGACCCAACCAGTGGTCGGTGAAGCAGTATCGTTTATCTGTACGAGGGCATTCGCAGAGTACGAGTGGGTCATCGTCGGTCCGACCGGCTTCGAACAGTACACCGGTCAGACTGCCTCTACTACGTTCGAAGAAGCCGGGGAGTACACGGCACACCTCACGATTAAACGGTCCGATGGAGAATCGACGTACGTGAGCAAAAGCGGTCAGGTGCTGGACTCACGTGACACGACTCCGACCGCAGAGATCGACTTCTCGCCGCAGGACCCGGTGTACAATCCGATCGAGTTCGACGCGAGCGGATCCACGACCCCAACGGGCGAAATCGAGAGCTACGACTGGTACTGGCGGAACATCGACGCAAATCCCGACTGGGATGTCTTCGACGGGGAGCCGTCCCTTTCCGGCGAGACGGTCGAGGAGAGCTTCTCCGAACAAACTACCTTCAAAGTCGGGCTCGAGGTCACCAACACGGCCGGTAACACCGACCGAGACACGGTAGAGTTTACCCCACAAAAGAACCCCGACGCACCGACACCAGTAATCAACATCTATCCGGACGAAATCACCCCGAAGAACCCGGTGACACTGGACGCAAGCGAGTCGACGACGCCCGTCGGCAGCATCGAGAGCTACGACTGGTTTATCAACAAATATGACGACAGCGGGGGCAAGACCGAGGAACTCCAGCGGTCCGGGGAAGTTGTCGAAGAACACTGGGAGACCGACGTCTTACACACTGTCACGCTTCGCGTCGAGAACAGTGAAGGCGTGAGCTACCAAGCAAACGATAGCTTCCGTCCGGAAGAATAG
- the tgtA gene encoding tRNA guanosine(15) transglycosylase TgtA: MRESFEVRDTDAGGRIGELTVPRAETTVETPALLPVINPNLDTISPRRLDAEFGAEILITNSYIIHGDDDLRERALEEGLHDLLEFPGAIMTDSGSFQLSEYGEIDVTTEEILAFQREIGSDIATPVDIPTPPDVSRERAEADLETTQERLQVAETAETGEMLVSAPVQGSTYPELRERAGRHAEGTDLDVFPVGAVVPLMNEYRYDDMVDVVAAAKRGLGADAPVHLFGAGHPMMFALAVAMGCDLFDSAAYALYARDDRYLTVRGTRALDDLDYLPCSCAVCTDYSPDELRALPDRERESELAAHNLHVTFAEIRRIKQAIRAGNLLELVEQRARAHPTMLDGYRTLLDHAAQLERSDPVSKGSFFYTSHESARRPEVVRHHQRLERLSVPDSLLLTEGSAPRSDEFDDAWRVEPPFGPFPRALSKTYPLTAEVPERTDQAALAAAADGVARLVEVNPDSTFTVAHRGWPAAVLERVPDGVSLVDLTAE; this comes from the coding sequence ATGCGCGAGTCCTTCGAAGTCCGGGACACCGACGCCGGCGGCCGCATCGGCGAACTCACCGTTCCCCGTGCGGAGACCACCGTCGAAACCCCGGCGCTGCTACCGGTCATCAATCCGAATTTGGACACGATCAGCCCGCGCCGACTCGACGCGGAGTTCGGCGCGGAGATCCTCATCACGAACTCCTACATCATCCACGGCGACGACGATCTTCGGGAACGAGCCCTCGAGGAGGGGCTGCACGACCTGCTCGAGTTCCCGGGCGCGATCATGACCGACTCCGGCTCCTTCCAGCTCTCGGAGTACGGCGAGATCGACGTCACGACCGAAGAGATCCTCGCCTTCCAGCGCGAGATCGGCTCCGACATCGCCACGCCCGTCGACATCCCGACCCCGCCGGACGTCTCCCGCGAGCGCGCCGAAGCCGACCTCGAGACCACGCAGGAGCGACTGCAGGTCGCCGAAACCGCCGAGACGGGCGAGATGCTCGTCAGCGCGCCGGTGCAGGGGTCGACGTATCCGGAGCTGCGCGAGCGGGCCGGCCGCCACGCCGAGGGGACCGACCTCGACGTCTTCCCGGTCGGCGCGGTCGTGCCGCTGATGAACGAGTATCGGTACGACGACATGGTCGACGTCGTCGCCGCCGCCAAACGCGGACTCGGTGCCGACGCGCCGGTCCACCTCTTCGGGGCCGGCCACCCCATGATGTTCGCGCTCGCCGTCGCGATGGGCTGTGACCTGTTCGATTCGGCCGCCTACGCGCTGTACGCCCGCGACGATCGCTACCTGACCGTGCGGGGCACCCGGGCGCTCGACGACCTCGACTACCTCCCCTGTTCCTGTGCCGTCTGTACCGACTACTCGCCGGACGAACTCCGCGCCCTCCCGGACCGCGAGCGAGAATCCGAACTCGCCGCGCACAACCTCCACGTTACCTTCGCCGAGATCCGCCGGATCAAGCAGGCGATCCGCGCCGGCAACCTGCTGGAACTCGTCGAACAGCGCGCCCGCGCCCACCCGACGATGCTCGACGGGTACCGCACGCTGCTCGATCACGCCGCGCAACTCGAGCGCTCTGACCCCGTCTCGAAGGGGTCGTTCTTCTACACCTCCCACGAGAGCGCCCGCCGACCCGAAGTCGTTCGCCACCACCAGCGCCTCGAGCGGCTCTCGGTTCCCGACTCGCTGCTGCTCACGGAAGGCAGCGCCCCACGGAGCGACGAGTTCGACGACGCCTGGCGGGTCGAACCGCCCTTCGGCCCCTTCCCGCGGGCGCTCTCGAAGACCTATCCGCTCACCGCGGAGGTGCCCGAGCGGACCGACCAGGCGGCACTCGCGGCCGCGGCCGACGGCGTCGCTCGCCTCGTCGAGGTGAATCCGGACAGTACGTTCACGGTCGCCCACCGTGGCTGGCCCGCGGCCGTCCTCGAGCGCGTTCCGGACGGCGTGTCGCTCGTCGATCTCACCGCCGAGTGA
- a CDS encoding HalOD1 output domain-containing protein, which produces MSNSVSGSSSDGVSESVSVTVVNAVATHRELDPTELPPLYEWVDPDALDALFAPTRTGGPRRGRLEFTYDGHAVVVDCGDEVSITVDGSPVVDSVARSENGFLTEA; this is translated from the coding sequence GTGAGTAATTCAGTCAGCGGATCATCCAGCGACGGAGTCTCGGAGTCGGTGAGCGTAACCGTCGTCAACGCGGTTGCGACACACCGCGAGTTGGATCCGACCGAACTGCCGCCCCTCTACGAGTGGGTCGATCCCGACGCGCTGGATGCACTCTTCGCCCCCACGCGAACGGGTGGGCCCCGTCGCGGCCGCCTCGAGTTCACCTACGACGGTCACGCGGTCGTCGTCGACTGTGGCGACGAGGTGTCGATCACCGTCGACGGGTCGCCGGTCGTCGACTCGGTCGCCAGATCGGAAAACGGGTTCCTAACCGAAGCCTGA
- a CDS encoding Lrp/AsnC family transcriptional regulator translates to MGLELDSVDRGILHLLQQDARHNTATDIADEVDVTPNTVRNRIGRLEDAGIINGYVPVIDYERTDKSMHVIVQCTVPIHEREELAETALAIDGVVAVREVMTGRRNLRIDLVAGDTDEITAAVSRLQRQGIDVGEQELLKAEHRQPFDHFGADTAGD, encoded by the coding sequence ATGGGGCTCGAGCTCGATTCGGTCGACAGGGGGATTTTGCACCTGCTCCAGCAGGACGCGCGCCACAACACGGCGACGGACATCGCCGACGAAGTCGACGTGACCCCAAACACGGTCCGGAATCGAATCGGCCGTCTCGAGGACGCGGGGATCATCAACGGTTACGTCCCGGTCATCGATTACGAGCGAACCGACAAGTCGATGCACGTGATCGTCCAGTGTACGGTCCCGATCCACGAACGCGAGGAGCTGGCGGAGACGGCGCTGGCGATCGACGGCGTCGTCGCAGTGCGGGAAGTGATGACCGGCCGTCGGAATCTCCGAATCGACCTCGTCGCCGGCGACACCGACGAGATCACGGCGGCGGTGAGCCGGCTGCAACGGCAGGGGATCGACGTCGGCGAACAGGAGCTGCTCAAGGCAGAGCACCGCCAGCCGTTCGATCACTTCGGGGCCGATACCGCCGGCGACTGA